The uncultured Desulfobulbus sp. genome window below encodes:
- the rsmH gene encoding 16S rRNA (cytosine(1402)-N(4))-methyltransferase RsmH produces the protein MPQDRYPIHVPVLLKEVLDGLLPASGGLYVDGTLGLGGHSEAILRHSVPKGRVVGFEWDAEAVDAGQNLSGYGDRFTLIHASYADLVPELQQRGLYPVNGLTADLGVSSLQLDRAERGFSFRMDGELDMRMDRRRPLSAAQLVAQTPEEQLADIFYHYGEERQARRIAKFIVDARQQAPITTTAQLAAIVADAVPRRFHPPKIHVATKVFQALRIAVNGELDNVTQLLNSAPEILARGARVAIITFHSLEDRIVKQIFQKNPAYKVITKRPVEPTTEEMAHNPRSRSAKLRVAERV, from the coding sequence ATGCCGCAAGACCGATACCCAATCCATGTACCTGTTTTACTCAAAGAAGTGCTCGATGGCCTCTTGCCTGCATCAGGTGGCCTTTACGTAGATGGCACTCTTGGGCTTGGTGGGCATTCCGAGGCCATTTTAAGGCACTCTGTCCCGAAGGGACGGGTTGTTGGTTTTGAATGGGACGCAGAGGCCGTGGATGCGGGGCAAAATTTGAGTGGATATGGTGATCGTTTCACCCTGATCCACGCATCCTACGCAGACTTGGTACCAGAGTTACAGCAGCGCGGACTCTATCCGGTGAACGGCTTAACAGCAGATCTCGGCGTTTCTTCGTTGCAGCTTGATCGCGCTGAGCGTGGGTTTAGTTTTCGCATGGACGGTGAGTTGGACATGCGTATGGACCGTAGAAGGCCACTCAGTGCAGCCCAGTTGGTTGCCCAGACCCCAGAAGAACAGCTGGCTGATATTTTTTATCATTACGGTGAGGAGCGTCAAGCCCGTCGTATTGCCAAGTTTATCGTCGATGCCCGTCAGCAGGCGCCCATAACTACCACGGCCCAGCTGGCCGCAATTGTGGCAGATGCCGTTCCCCGGCGATTTCATCCACCCAAAATTCATGTAGCAACCAAGGTCTTCCAGGCATTACGCATTGCTGTAAATGGTGAGCTTGACAATGTAACCCAGCTTTTAAACTCGGCCCCAGAGATTCTGGCTAGGGGGGCTCGGGTCGCAATTATCACCTTTCACTCATTGGAAGATCGGATTGTTAAACAAATTTTTCAAAAAAATCCGGCCTATAAAGTTATAACTAAGCGGCCGGTAGAACCGACAACTGAAGAGATGGCGCACAACCCCCGTTCCCGGAGCGCAAAGCTTCGGGTCGCGGAGCGGGTGTAA